GTGGAGGGCGGCTTCGTCACGGCCTTCGACCACCACTCGGACGAGCTGCGGACCTTCGCCCTGCACCGGATCACCGGCGTCGCCGAGCTGGAGGACACCGCCTGAGCCCGGCCGCCCCGCATCTCCCGGACCGCGCGGCGTCTCCCCCGGTTGACGTCGCCCCCGCCCCGGCGTAGTCCGGAAGGACGGGGTACCGGGGGGATCCGGGAAGGGAGTCATGATGCTCGGCGACCAATTGGGCGAGGTGCACAGCCGGGAGACCGCGAAGCGGGTTCTCCCCGGCGGCGATGTCGAGGTCTCCTACGAGGCCGAAGGGGAGCTCCTGGGCGTCGCGACCACCGAGATCGCGACCTACGAGTCCACGATGGACGCCAACGGCGTCCTGGTAGGTGAGGGCCAGGGCGTGACCATGACCGCGGACGGCGACGTGGTGGTCTGGCACGGCAACGGCATCGGCCGGTTCACCGGCACCGCGCCGGGTGCGATGAGCTGGCGGGGCGCGATCTTCTTCGACACCTCGTCGGAGCGGTTCGCCCGGCTCAACTCCGCGGTCGGCGTGTTCGAGTACGACACCGACGGCAGCGGGAAGGGCGTCGCGAAGTTCTGGGAGTGGAAGTAACCCCCGGCCCGTCCCACCGGGACGGGCCCCGATCCGCCCGGTGGATCAGCCCTTGGCCTTCATCGCCCCGTCGGCCAGCTTGCCGATCGAGTCCGGTCCCACCGGCACTCCGCCGAGCAGGCCGGCCATGGTGAGCGCGGCGCCGGAGCCGACCTGGCCAAGCGGCCCGCCGGCCTTGCTGATGTCCGGCATCGCGGACTTGCTCAGCTCGGAGGCCTGCTGCTCGTCGACGGCGTGGGCGGAGCCGGCGGCGGCGGAGAGGGCGGCACCGGCGAGGGTGAGGGCGAGGAGGGCGCGCTTGGACGTGTTCATGCGCTGCCCAACGACCCCGACGGGTCGGAGGTCACCGGCGCCGCGGGCATTCACCGGAGTGCGCGACACCGGAGGGTCTGCGCCGGACCAGCCGACGCGGCCGAACCCAAGGGGCGTCAACGCCGCAGTCGGCCTCAACGACTGCACCGGCCCGCGTCCCAAGGGGCGCGGGCCGGTGCCATGCGTCGTCAGGCGTTCCGGGTGGTCACGATCGGCTCCGGCCAGTCCCGCGGCCGTCGTTGTGAGTCCTCCGGCGCGCCGCGACCGGTGAAGACCGATTGCTGACAACGACCCTCAACGGGCCCCTGGCCTCGCCACCGGTGTCCCCTGCCGTGGGGTTAGTGCCGTCGGCGGGCGGCGGCTCGTCCGCTTCGCCTCATGAGGAAGACGAGTACACCTCCCAGGGCGATGGCGGCCGCCGAGCCGACCATGATGCCGATCGATCCGTCCGAGCCGGTGGCGGCGAGTGCCTGATCCGACCCCTGCGGCTGTTGAACAGGACCGGCCTCCTCGTGACCGCCCGGCACGCTGCCGTGGTCGCCTTGGCCGTTCCCGTGATCACCTTGCACCGGGCCGCCCTGCACCGGGCCGCCGTACACCTGGTCACCATGACCGCCTGGAGACTGGGGCGGGCCTGCCGGGCCTGCCGGGCCTGCCGGACCAGCGGGGCCGGCCGGGCCCGCAGGCCCGGGTGCACCGGGCGAACCATTGGCACCCGGGGAGCCGTTAGCGCCGGGCAGGCCGTTAGCACCCGGCGAACCATTAGCACCCGGAGCGCCCGGCGAACCGTTGGCACCCGGCGAACCGTTAGCACCGGGCAGGCCGTTGGCACCCGGGGAGCCATTAGCTCCGGGGAGGCCGTTGGCACCAGGCGAACCGTTGGCACCAGGCGAACCATTGGCACCTGGCAGGCCGTTGGCACCCGGCGAACCGTTGGCACCCGGCGAGCCGTTAGCGCCGGGCAGGCCGCTAGCACCCGGCGAGCCATTGGCACCGGGGAGACCGTTAGCACCCGGAGCGCCAGGCGAACCGTTGGCACCCGGCGAACCGTTGGCACCCGGCGAGCCGTTAGCACCCGGCGAACCATTGGCACCGGGGAGACCGTTAGCACCCGGAGCGCCCGGCGAACCGTTGGCACCCGGCGAGCCGTTAGCGCCGGGCAGGCCATTGGCGCCCGGCGAACCATTGGCACCGGGGAGACCGTTAGCGCCCGGCGAGCCATTGGCACCCGGAGCACCCGGAGCACCGTTGGGGCCCGGAGCACCCGGAGCGCCCGGAGACCCAGCCGCGCCAGGAGCACCCGGAGCACCGTTGGGGCCCGGAGCACCCGGAGCACCCGGAGACCCAGCCGCGCCAGGAGCACCCGGAGCGCCGTTGGGGCCCGGAGCACCGGGAACACCCGGAGCGCCCGGGGCACCGTTGGGGCCCGGAGCACCCGGAGCACCCGGAGCACCGGCCACGCCGGAAGCACCGTTGGGGCCCGGAGCACCCGGGGCGCCCGGAGACCCAGCCGCGCCAGGAGCACCAGCAGGCCCACCGGGGCCGGCAGGACCGCTCGGACCGGCAGGACCACTCGGACCGGCAGGACCACTCGGGCCCGCCGGCCCGCTCGGTCCGGGCGGGCCACTCGGTCCGGGCGGGCCGACGGTGCAGGCCGCCCTCGTGATGGTGTTGTCGTCCAGCGTGACGGCTCCCGTACGTGCCAGGGCCCGCCCTTCGATCACCGCCGCGTGGTTCACCGTGATGGACGCGAGGGCCAGGATGTTGCCCTTGAAAAAGGAGTTGACGTCGATGGTGGCGGAGCTGCCCACCTGCCAGAACACATTGCAGGCCTGCGCCCCGTTGACCAGGCTCACGACGCTCGACGGGGCCGTGATCAGGGTGGAGGCGATCTGGAAGATGAAGACGGCGCTGGGATCGCCCAGGGCGTCCAGGGTGACGGTCCCGGTGAGGTTCAGCGACGACGTGGCCTTGTAGACGCCGGGCGTCAGCGTCAGTCCGCCGATGTCGCCCGGAGACGTCAGGCTGGCCGTGGGGGCCCGGCCTGCGGCGTCGTTGTAGGCGATGACCAGGTCGGACTGAGCCTGTGCGGCCTGGGCGTCGTTGACGTGCTGGACCCCGTTCACGATCCCGGGCGGAAAGCCCGTCACGCTGGTGCCCGGGCTGAGCCCCAGGTCGCCGTTGATCACGCTGGGGTTGGTGTTGGTGACCGTAGTGGCGCCCAGCACCGCGTAGCTGGTGTCGGTCCCCAGCGTCACCGGTGCCGCTGCTGCGTGGGCGGGGCCCGGGACCAGACCGGCCGTCGCCAGCAACGTCAATCCGGACAGCAGGACAAGCGCCCCTGTGAGTCGAGAGCGGCTACGCCCTCTCCCCGGTGGGGCGAGCGGAATGGCATCGACTGCCATAGGACAGGACCCTTTCTTGTCGCCTTGAGCTCCGTCACCCGGAAGAGGGCGCCGGAGCGCTGATGGTGGGTTCTGGTCGGACCACAAGCCCTCGTACGGACGCCAGGGCGCCACGGGCGTCTCCCCGGGGAGGACCACAGAGTGTTAGCCCACCAGGGGTGGTGATGCACCGTCACCAACTCAATACACCGTGCAACAACAACATAGAAAGGAAAGAATCATAAAGATGCAAAGGGGTGACATACTGAAGCCGATCGGGCATTTCTGCCTTTGTCCCGGCGTGTCGTTTGTCTACGCACTCAAGCTACGTATACGGCCGACGGTTCGGCTCCGGTCGGCTCCGTCTGATCCGGCCATGCCTGCGGAACCCGGCATCGTCTGCGGTGGAGCCCGTCGACCTGGCCGCCACGGCCCGCTGCCACCAACGCCTCAGCCGCACCGATCCTCCCCTCGGATGCGCCCAGGGTGGTGAAAAAACGTATCGCCCGGTGGACGTGATTCGTTGGTCCGAATATGAACAACCCAACGAATGCGCAGGGCGGGGTGCTCGCGCCGATCGAAGGCAATGCCGGGACCGTGGCCGAGCGCTGCCGCCTCGCCGGCGGCCTGCTCAGAGTCACACTCGGCGACCTGCGCGATGAACTCGGCTACCGGAGACTCGGCAAGTACGTCCTGGACGAAGTGGCCGAGACCCTGATCGCGGAGGGGCTCGGCTGGTTTCCGGCCTGGCGGCTGTCGCCCAGGGAGAACAGCGAACCGCGCAAGGAGCACGAGCTGTGGGTGTTCCTCCGGGACGGGGGCCTCCGGTCCCAGGTCATCGACGCCATCCAGGCGCCCGACGGCTCCGACGTCCCCACCGTGCTGAACGGGCTGCTCGCCGACCGCCCCAACGACCTGTCCCCGGATCGCAAGCTCGGCCTCATCCGGGAGATCCTCGGACTCTGAGCCACCGACCCGTGAGAGCGTCGGTCGCTGTCCCACGGGCGTAGGGGCTCCCGGTGACAGCGACCGACGTCTCCCCCAGCTGCTACGGCCGACACCGTGGGCGAGGTCACCGGCGGGGCGGGCATCCACCGGAGTGCGCGACACTGGAGGGTCTGCACCGAACCGGCCGGAGCAGCCGAACCGACGGAGGGCCTCCCCGCGTGAACGACGGACCGCTGATCGTCCAAAGCGACAAAACGCTCCTGCTGGAGATCGACCACCCCAAGGCCGCCGACTGCCGCCGGGTGATCGCCCCGTTCGCGGAGCTGGAGCGCGCGCCCGAGCACGTCCACACCTACCGGGTCACCCCGCTCGGCCTGTGGAACGCGCGCGCCGCCGGGCACGACGCCGAGCAGGTCGTCGACGCCCTGGTGAACTACTCGCGCTACCCCGTCCCGCACGCCCTGCTGGTGGACATCGCCGACACCATGGCCCGCTACGGGCGGCTGAAGCTCAGCAAGCACCCCACCCACGGCCTGGTGCTCACCACCACCGACCGCCCGGTGCTGGAGGAGGTGCTGCGCTCGAAGAAGATCATCCCGCTGGTCGGCGCCCGGGTCGACCCGGACACCGTCGTGGTGCACCCCTCCGAGCGCGGCCAGATCAAGCAGGTGCTGCTCAAACTCGGCTGGCCGGCCGAGGACTTCGCCGGGTACGTGGACGGCGAGGCGCACCCGATCGAGCTGGAGCAGGACGGCTGGACGCTGCGCCCGTACCAGCAGCAGGCCGTCGAGGGCTTCTGGCACGGCGGCTCCGGCGTGGTCGTGCTGCCCTGCGGCGCCGGCAAGACGCTGGTCGGCGCGGCGGCGATGGCCGAGGCCAAGTCGACCACGCTGATCCTGGTCACCAACACCGTCTCGGCCCGCCAGTGGAAGCACGAGCTGGTCAAGCGCACCACGCTGACCGAGGACGAGATCGGCGAGTACAGCGGCACCCGCAAGGAGATCCGCCCGGTCACCATCGCCACCTACCAGGTGATGACGACCAAGCGGAAGGGCACCTACGCGCACCTGGAACTGTTCGACGCCCGCAACTGGGGCCTGGTGGTCTACGACGAGGTGCACCTGCTGCCCGCGCCGGTCTTCAAGTTCACCGCCGACCTGCAGGCCCGCCGCCGGCTCGGCCTGACCGCGACCCTGGTGCGCGAGGACGGCCGCGAGGGCGACGTGTTCTCGCTGATCGGCCCGAAGCGGTTCGACGCGCCGTGGAAGGAGATCGAGGCGCAGGGCTACATCGCGCCCGCCGACTGCTGCGAGGTCCGGGTGACGCTGACCGACTCGGAGCGCCTCTCGTACGCCACCGCCGAGCCGGAGGAGCGGTACCGGTTCTGCGCCACCACCGCGACCAAGCGGCGGGTGGTGGAGGCGCTGGTCAAGAAGCACGAGAAGGACCAGACGCTGATCATCGGCCAGTACATCGACCAGCTCGACGAGCTGGGCGAGGTGCTGGACGCCCCCGTCATCAAGGGCGAGACCAGCAACGCCCAGCGCGAGAAGCTCTTCGAGGCGTTCCGCACCAAGGAGATCAGCGTCCTGGTGGTCTCCAAGGTCGCCAACTTCTCGATCGACCTGCCGGAGGCGACCGTCGCCATCCAGGTCTCCGGGACCTTCGGCTCCCGCCAGGAGGAGGCCCAGCGGCTCGGGCGCGTCCTGCGGCCGAAGGCGGACGGCCACTCGGCCCACTTCTACTCGGTGGTGGCCCGGGACACCGTGGACCAGGACTTCGCGGCCCACCGCCAGCGCTTCCTGGCCGAGCAGGGCTACGCGTACCGCATCATCGACGCGGACGACGTGCTGTAACCGAGGGGATCGCGGCGGCCCGGGGCGGCGCTGTTCGGGACGGACGGGGTTCGGGACGGACGAGGTTCGGGACGGACGGGGTTCAGTACCGGACGCCGTCGCGGCCCAGCAGCGTCACCCGGGCGACGGTGTCGAGCGCGATGCCGACGTTGCGCACGGCCCGCGCCAGCGGGTTGCGGCGGCGTCCGGGCCCGGCCGCCGTCGCGCCGCCGGGCGTGGTCCTGTTGCTTCTGGCTGTGCGCGCCCGGGGGGCCTTGGCCGCTGCCCGGGGCGCCGTTCCGTGACCGGTGCTCATGCCATCAACGGTAGGTTTTCGGACACCCCCGGCGCATCACCCGGAAGGCCCTCTCCGGCAGGACTTCGGTCGTCCTCCAGGTGTACGGGGATCTCAGGGACGACCGGGGTTTATTCGGTTAGCACCCTGAGGCCGGCGGGTCTAGGATTCTTCGTCTGCCCCCTCCCGAACCGTGGTGCCCGCTGACTTGCGCAGGCAGCCGGGGGAGGCGCCTGCCGCTTGGTAACCGGCCGGCTGTCCCCCACACGTGCGCTTCACGAGTCCGCTGCCCCCTACGGGTCAGCCGGGAAGGTCCGCTGTGCCCGCCACCTCCTCCACCGACCCCCTCCAGCGCGAGCGCGACCACCTCGCCGCCTCCCGCACCGCCCTGCGCGTGATGCGCGAGGACGTCGAATCGCTGGACACCACCGACGTGACCGGCACCTGGGTCACCGCGATCGTCCTGAACAAGCAGATCGAGGCCAGGATCGCCGCGCTGGCCGACCTCGCCCACACCCCGCTGTTCTTCGGCCGCCTGGACTACCTGCACGCGATCAGCGAAGAGCTGGCCGAGGGCGCCACCGGCGAGAGCTTCTACATCGGCCGCCGGCACGTGCACGACGCGGCCGGCGACCCGATGGTGATCGACTGGCGGGCCCCCGTCTCGCAGCCGTTCTACCGCGCCAGCCGGACCGACCCGCAGGACGTCGAGCGCCGCCGCCGCTTCGGCTACACCGGCGGCGAGCTGACCGCGTACGAGGACGAGCACCTGACCGACCCGGCGGAGACCGACGCCGCCTCGGCGCTGCTGGCCGCCGAGATCGAGAAGCCGCGCGTCGGCCCGATGCGGGACATCGTGGCCACCATCCAGCCCGAGCAGGACGAGATCGTCCGGGCCGACGTCGGTGGCACCGTCTGCGTCCAGGGCGCCCCCGGCACCGGGAAGACCGCCGTCGGCCTGCACCGGGTCGCCTACCTGCTGTACGCGCACCGCGAGCGGCTGGCCCGCACCGGCACCCTGGTGATCGGCCCCAACGACGCCTTCCTCTCGTACATCGAGCAGGTGCTCCCGGCGCTCGGCGAGCTGGCGGTGGCGCAGTCCACCGTGCAGCAGCTGGTGGCGCACGTGGAGGTGCGAGCCGAGGACGACCCCGAGGCCGCCAGGCTGAAGGGCGACGCCCGGATGGCCGAGGTGCTGCGCCGGGCCGTCCGCGCCGGGATCGCCCTGCCCACCGAGCCGTGCGTGGTGGTGCGCGGCTCGCGCCGCTGGCGGGTGCCGGTGCACGAGCTCACCGGGATCGTCGAGGAGCTGAAGGCCCGCGACATCCGCTACGGCGCGGCGCGGGAGGCCATGCCGCAGCGGATCGCGCACGCCGTGCTGCTCAAGATGGAGCAGGGCGGCGAGGCCCCGGACGACCGGGTGCAGGACGCCGTGGCAAGGAACGCCCAGGTCAAGGCCGTGGTGAAGGCCTGCTGGCCGCCGGTGGACCCGGCGAAGCTGGTGCACCGGCTGGTCAACGAGCCGGAGTTCCTGGCCGCCTGCGCGGACGGCCTCCTGGACGAGGAGGAGCAGCGCGCGGTGCTCCGGGCCAAGCCCGGCCGTTCGGTGAAGACCGCCCCCTGGACGCCGGCGGACGCCGTCCTGGTCGACGAGGCGACCGACCTAGTGCAGCGCACCGCCTCGCTCGGCCATGTCGTGCTGGACGAGGCCCAGGACCTCTCCCCCATGCAGTACCGGGCGGTCGGGCGCCGCTGCAGCACCGGCTCGGCCACCGTCCTCGGGGACATCGCCCAGGGCACCACCCCGTGGGCCACCGCCGACTGGCCGCAGGCCCTGCACCACCTGGGCAAGCCCGGGGCCCACATCGAGGAGCTCACCAAGGGCTTCCGCGTCCCCGAGGAGGTGATCGCGTACGCCTCCCGGCTGCTGCCCGCGATCGCGCCCGGCCTGGCGCCGGCCACCTCGGTGCGTGACGCACCCGGCTCGCTGACCGTCGACCGGGTCGAGGACGACCTCGACGCCGCCGTGGTCGCGGCCTGCCGCGAGGCGCTCGCCCACGAGGGCTCGACCGGCCTGATCGCGGCCGACGCCCGGATCCCGGCCCTGGCCGAGGCGCTGGACGCGGCCGGCCTCGGCCACCTGGTGCCCGGCACCGAGACCACCTCGACGGCCCGGCTGACGCTCGTCCCCGCCTCGCTCGCCAAGGGTCTGGAGTACGACTACGTGGTGCTGGACGAGCCCGCCGCCGTGGTCGCCGGCGAGCCGGACGAGCGGACCGGCCTGCGCCGGCTGTACGTGGCGCTGACCCGTGCCGTCTCCGGCCTGACGGTGCTGCACTCGCAGCCGCTGCCGGAGCAGTTGGCGGCCGTACCGGCAGCCGTGGGCTGACGCCGCAGGGGCGGCCGACGTGCCGGCCGCCCCTCTCCGACAGCGCCCGGCCCGCCTCGCGTACGGGGAGCGCCGGTGCTGGTCAGGCGTCGATCAGGGCCCGCCACTCGGCGACCCTGGCCGGGTCCACCGGGGAGTCCCAGCCGGCGACCCGGACGGCGCCGCCGACGTGGAACGCGTCGAAGCCGGCCGCCCGCAGACCGGGCACGTGCTCGGCGCGCAGGCCGCCGCCGATCAGGATCCGCTGGGCGTAGCCGGGCTCGCCGGCCCGGGCGAGTTCGGCGGCGAGGAGCTCCCGGCCCGCGTCGACCCCGGCGGGCGCGCCGGAGGTGAGGAAGGTGTCCAGGCCAGGCAGGGCGCCGACGGCGGCCCTGACGGCGGCCCGGTCGGCGCTGTGGTCGAGCGCCCGGTGGAAGGTCCAGCGGCAGCCCGCGACGGCCTCGGCCACCGCCTCGGTGGCGGCCAGGTCGACGCTGCCGTCGGCGGCCAGGAAGCCGAACACGAACTCGTCCGCGCCCTCGGCGCGCAGCTCGGCGGCGCGGGCCAGCAGTTCGTCCAATCCGCCGGGCGCGAAGCCGTCCTGGATCCGCAGCATGACCCGCAGCGGCAGGTCCACGGCGGCGCGGATCTTGGCGAAGTCCTCCACCGAGGGGGTCAGCCCGTCGGCGGCCATGTCCGTGACCAGTTCGAGCCGGTCGGCTCCGCCGGCTTCGGCGGCCTGGGCATCCTGGGCGGTCAGCGCGATGACTTCGAAGATTGGTCTAGACATATCGGTAGCCTGCCACATCACCCCGCCCGGCGGCGAGCCCCCCGCCGCGACGGATCCGCCACTCCCCCCGGGACGGGTGCCGCCCCTTACTCGGCCACCGGCCGCGGGCCCCTCACTCCGCCACCGGCCGCGGACCCCCCGCCCCCGGCCCCTTCGGCCGGGTCAGCCGCAGGACGACGACCACCCCCGCCGCCACCAGCAGCGCGAACGGCAGCATGATCCCGCCCGTCCCCAGGGCGTCGCCCGCCGCGACGGCGAAGATCCCCAGCGCCGACGGCGCCAACGCGACCAGCAGCGCGAGCGGCAGCACCTGCCCGCGCCGGACCCCGACGAACGCCACCACGGCCACCGCCGCCGCCAGCAGCGGAAGCGGCGCGACGACGCCGGCCGTCCCGAAGTAGGCCCGGCCCGGCAGCACGCTCTGCACCACGCCGAACAGGAATCCCGCCAGGACGAGCAGGCGCCGGCCCCAGGTCACCCGGCCCAGCAGGTCCACCGGCGCGGCCGGCACGCTGAGCCCCCAGAGCGCGGCCGGCACCGAGAAGGCCGACATCCTGGCGAGCAGCGAGAGGTTCGGCATCTCCCGGGTGGCCGCCCAGTACCCGAGCACCAGCGCGACCGGCGCCACGACGACGGCCGGCACCGCCAGCATCCGGGCCGGCTTCCAGCTGCCGAACAGCACGCCCAGCACCGCCACCACCGGCAGCACCGAGAGCAGGGTCAGCAGCAGCCACGTCCCGCCGCCGGCGCGGGGGTCGGGCAGCCCCTCGAAGGCCGTGATCACCAGGACCAGCCCCGCGTGGCCGGCCGCCGCACCGACCGCGAACGGCGCGACCATGGCCAGCGCCCGGCCGGGCAGCCCGGCGGAGGTCAGCCCGGTGCGCAGCCGCAGCCCGTAGGCGCCCAGGTCGAAGGCCTCCCGCAGGGTCGCCGTGCGCCCCGCGCCGGCGGTGGAGTCGGTGAAGACGTCGGCCAGCTCCTCGCCGCGCTCGCGGCGGTAGCCGGCCGGGTAGAGCCGCAGTGCGGCCCGCAGCACCGTGTCGGAGATGGTCATGCGAAGGCCCCCTTGATCCTCGGACGGATGACGGTCAGCCGGCGGTCCGCCTCCGCGACCACCGCGCGCAGCCGGTCGGCCTCGGCGGCGAGCGCGGTGCGGCCGGCGTCGGCGAGCGCGTAGGTGCGGCGGGCCCGGCCGTCCACGACCGCCTCGCTCTCGACCCTGATCAGGCCTTGCTGGAGCAGCCGGTCGAGGGCGCCGTAGAGCGTGCCGGTGCGCATCCGGACCCGGCCGCCGGAGATCGCGGCGATCTCCTGGATGAGCGCGTAGCCGTGCCTGGGGGCATCGGCGAGAGCAGTGAGCAGAAGCAGCGTCGGCTCCTGCATGGAGCGTTCTGTCATGGGTCTATATATATCGGCGAACTACATATGCTGTCCACTGGAATCAGTAGCCGGGCCGCTCCCCCGGCGCGGCCCGCCGGGGCGCCCGACGGCCCGGCCGGCCGCCACGCCACAATGTCCCCATGCCGTCGCCCGAAACCCTCACCGACCGCTGGTCCGCCCTGCTGCGCCGCTGCGGCGCGGGCGTCGACCCCGAGCCCTACGGGCGCGAGCTGCTGCGGCGCTGGGCCGAGCCGCAGCGCAGGTACCACACCACCGAGCACCTGCGGGCCGTGCTGGACCACATCGACACCCTCGCCGGGCACGCCGACGACCCGGACACCGTCCGGCTGGCGGCCTGGTTCCACGACGCCGTCTACAAGCCGGACCGCTCCGAGAACGAGGAACGCAGTGCGGCCCTCGCCGTCCGGGCGCTGGCCGAGGCCGGGCTGCCCGAGCGGCAGGTGGCCGAGGTCGCCCGGCTGGTCCGGCTCACCGTCACCCACCACCCCGAGCCCGGCGACCGGGACGGCGAGGTGCTCTGCGACGCCGACCTGGCCGTCCTCGGCGGCCCGCCCGAGGCGTACGCCGCCTACGCGGCCGCCGTCCGGGAGGAGTACGCCTTCGTGCCGGACGAGGCCTTCCGGGCCGGGCGCGCGGAGATTCTGCGCGGGCTGCTCGCGCTGCCGGCGCTCTACCGGACCCCGGCCGCCCTGGAGCGCTTCGACGCGGCCGCCCGGGCGAACCTGGCCGCGGAGCTCGGGCGGCTGGAAGGCTGAGCGGCCGGGCGCGGCACCAGGCGGGCGGGCCCGGCCGGAAGGGGCCCGGAGGCGATCAGCCCAGCTGCCCGACCGGCGCGACCACAGCGGCCTCCTTGCCGCACACCCAGTGCGGGTCGGGCCCCAGCTCGGGCTCCACGCTCAGCGCGTGCGGGTCCCCGTCCAGTGCGCAGGCCGAGCAGAGCGGCCAGCGGCCGTAGGCCTCCAGCAGCGCGTCCTGGACGTCCTGGGCGACCAGCCCGAGCACGAACCCGGTGCCGTCCGGCCACTGCTCCAGCCACCACCGGCGGTGCGTGACGGCGTCCTCGACCAGCGAGACGACGGCGGCTTCCGCCACGTCCCGGGCGCTGAGGTCGGCGAGGATCAGCGCCCTCGCGCTGTGCAGGGCTGCTTCGATTTCAGGGCTGGACATCCGCCCATTGTCCCGCACCGGCCGCTCGCCCCGGCGCCGGGCGGACGGCGAACGCCGGGCAGCGCCGGGGAACGCCGGGCAGCGCCGGGGAACGCCGCGAGGGCGGCCCCCCGAAGGGGACCGCCCTCGCGATCAGAACCGACTGACCCTCGGAAGGATCAGAAGTCCATGTCGCCACCCGGCATGCCGCCGCCCGCGGGGGCACCGGCCTTCTCGGGCTTGTCGGCGATGACGGCCTCGGTGGTGAGGAAGAGCGCCGCGATGGAGGCGGCGTTCTGCAGCGCCGAGCGGGTGACCTTCGCCGGGTCGATGATGCCCGCGGCGATGAGGTCGACGTACTCGTTGGTGGCGGCGTTCAGACCGTGACCGGCGGGGAGGTTGCGCACCTTCTCCACCACGACACCGCCCTCGAGGCCGGCGTTGACCGCGATCTGCTTGATCGGGGCCTCCAGCGCCACGCGGACGATGTTGGCACCGGTGGCCTCGTCGCCCTCCAGCTCCAGCTTGTCGAACGCGACACCGGCCTGCAGCAGCGCGACGCCACCACCGGCGACGATGCCCTCCTCGACGGCGGCCTTCGCGTTGCGGACGGCGTCCTCGATGCGGTGCTTGCGCTCCTTGAGCTCCACCTCGGTCGCCGCGCCGGCCTTGATGACGGCCACGCCGCCGGCCAGCTTGGCGAGGCGCTCCTGGAGCTTCTCGCGGTCGTAGTCCGAGTCGCTGTTCTCGATCTCGGCGCGGATCTGGTTGACCCGACCGGCGACCTGGTCGCTGTCGCCGCCACCGTCGACGATGGTGGTCTCGTCCTTGGTGATGACCACCTTGCGGGCGGTGCCCAGCAGGTCGACGCCGGCGTTCTCCAGCTTGAGGCCGACCTCCTCGGAGATGACGGTGCCACCGGTGAGGATGGCGATGTCGCCGAGCATGGCCTTGCGGCGGTCACCGAAGCCCGGGGCCTTGACGGCGACGGACTTGAAGGTGCCACGGATCTTGTTCACGACCAGGGTCGACAGGGCCTCGCCCTCGACGTCCTCGGCGATGATGACCAGCGGCTTGCCGCTCTGCATGACCTTCTCCAGCAGCGGGAGGAGGTCCTTGACCGAGCCGATCTTGGAGTTGGCGATCAGGATGTAGGGGTCCTCGAACGAGGCCTCCATCCGCTCCAGGTCGGTGGCGAAGTACGCCGAGATGTAGCCCTTGTCGAAGCGCATGCCCTCGGTGAGCTCGAGCTCAAGACCGAAGGTGTTGCTCTCCTCGACGGTGATGACGCCTTCCTTGCCGACCTTGTCCATCGCCTCGGCGATGAGCTCGCCGATCTGGGTGTCGGCGGCGGAGATGGAGGCGGTGGAGGCGATCTGCTCCTTGGTCTCCACGTCCTTGGCCTGGGCGAGCAGCTGGTCGGAGACGGCCTTGACGGCCTTCTCGATACCGCGCTTCAGGGCCATCGGGTTGGCACCGGCGGCAACGTTGCGCAGGCCTTCCTTGACCAGGGCCTGGGCCAGGACGGTGGCGGTGGTGGTGCCGTCGCCAGCGACGTCGTCCGTCTTCTTGGCGACCTCCTTGACGAGCTCGGCACCGATCTTCTCGTAGGGGTCCTCGAGCTCGATCTCCTTGGCGATG
The sequence above is a segment of the Kitasatospora sp. NBC_00240 genome. Coding sequences within it:
- the groL gene encoding chaperonin GroEL (60 kDa chaperone family; promotes refolding of misfolded polypeptides especially under stressful conditions; forms two stacked rings of heptamers to form a barrel-shaped 14mer; ends can be capped by GroES; misfolded proteins enter the barrel where they are refolded when GroES binds) — translated: MAKIIAFDEEARRGLERGMNQLADAVKVTLGPKGRNVVLEKKWGAPTITNDGVSIAKEIELEDPYEKIGAELVKEVAKKTDDVAGDGTTTATVLAQALVKEGLRNVAAGANPMALKRGIEKAVKAVSDQLLAQAKDVETKEQIASTASISAADTQIGELIAEAMDKVGKEGVITVEESNTFGLELELTEGMRFDKGYISAYFATDLERMEASFEDPYILIANSKIGSVKDLLPLLEKVMQSGKPLVIIAEDVEGEALSTLVVNKIRGTFKSVAVKAPGFGDRRKAMLGDIAILTGGTVISEEVGLKLENAGVDLLGTARKVVITKDETTIVDGGGDSDQVAGRVNQIRAEIENSDSDYDREKLQERLAKLAGGVAVIKAGAATEVELKERKHRIEDAVRNAKAAVEEGIVAGGGVALLQAGVAFDKLELEGDEATGANIVRVALEAPIKQIAVNAGLEGGVVVEKVRNLPAGHGLNAATNEYVDLIAAGIIDPAKVTRSALQNAASIAALFLTTEAVIADKPEKAGAPAGGGMPGGDMDF